The following proteins are encoded in a genomic region of Streptomyces sp. NBC_01723:
- a CDS encoding FAD-dependent monooxygenase → MDTFDADVIVVGAGPTGLMLAGELSLHGVSALVVDRLAEPIKESRALGFSARTIEEFAQRGLISRLGDVDVIPFGHFGGVPLDYRVIANGSYGARGIPQSRTEGMLAGWIAERGVEVRRGVEVTGVEQDDDEVRVHVATAEGTGTLRARHVVGCDGARSVVRTSAGIDFDGTAPTVELRFADIAGVQLRPRFSGEPVPGGMVMVLPLGPDRSRVIYYDRAQPMRTGQGPITFDEVAEAFHRLSGEDISGATPLWVSSTTDVSRQATQYRKGRVFVAGDAAHIHLPIGAQGMSAGIQDAVNLGWKLALDVKGLAPQGLLDSYHLERHPVAARILANTLAQRTLYLGGEEVAPLRQVFAELVRHEEVQRHLVGMVTGLDIRHDVGCDRHPLLGRRLEDKQVTRDGVKQGVFSFLQPGRGLLLDLTGSEDLRAAGHGWSDRVDTVTVQDAEDGLGAVLVRPDGYIAWVGAAGEGPAAGATGMPLTDALARWFGPAA, encoded by the coding sequence ATGGACACCTTTGACGCGGACGTGATCGTAGTAGGAGCAGGGCCCACCGGACTCATGCTCGCGGGCGAGTTGAGTCTCCATGGAGTCTCCGCCCTGGTCGTGGACCGGCTTGCCGAACCCATCAAGGAATCCCGCGCCCTCGGCTTTTCCGCGCGCACGATCGAGGAATTCGCACAGCGTGGACTCATATCCCGGCTCGGCGATGTCGACGTCATTCCGTTCGGTCATTTCGGTGGAGTGCCGCTCGACTACCGGGTCATTGCGAACGGCTCGTACGGAGCCCGCGGAATCCCCCAGTCGCGGACCGAGGGCATGCTCGCCGGCTGGATCGCGGAGCGCGGTGTCGAGGTGCGCCGCGGAGTCGAGGTCACCGGCGTCGAACAGGACGACGACGAGGTCCGCGTCCACGTGGCCACCGCCGAGGGCACCGGCACGCTCCGCGCCCGCCACGTCGTCGGCTGCGACGGCGCCCGCAGCGTCGTGCGCACCAGCGCCGGGATCGACTTCGACGGCACCGCGCCCACCGTCGAACTGCGCTTCGCCGACATCGCCGGCGTACAGCTGCGCCCGCGCTTCAGCGGCGAGCCGGTGCCCGGCGGCATGGTCATGGTGCTGCCGCTCGGTCCGGACCGCAGCCGCGTCATCTACTACGACCGCGCACAGCCGATGCGCACCGGCCAGGGCCCGATCACCTTCGACGAGGTCGCCGAGGCGTTCCACCGCCTGTCCGGCGAGGACATCAGCGGCGCCACACCGCTGTGGGTCTCCTCGACCACCGATGTCAGCCGGCAGGCCACCCAGTACCGCAAGGGCCGCGTCTTCGTCGCCGGCGACGCCGCCCACATCCACCTGCCGATCGGCGCCCAGGGCATGAGCGCCGGCATCCAGGACGCCGTCAACCTCGGCTGGAAGCTCGCGCTGGACGTCAAGGGCCTGGCCCCCCAGGGGCTGCTCGACAGCTACCACTTGGAGCGCCACCCGGTCGCAGCCCGCATCCTCGCCAACACCCTCGCCCAGCGCACCCTTTACCTCGGCGGCGAGGAGGTCGCGCCGCTGCGGCAGGTCTTCGCCGAGCTGGTGCGGCACGAGGAGGTACAGCGCCACCTGGTGGGCATGGTCACCGGGCTCGACATCCGCCACGACGTCGGATGCGACCGCCACCCGCTGCTGGGCCGCCGCCTGGAGGACAAGCAGGTCACCCGGGACGGCGTGAAGCAGGGCGTCTTCTCCTTCCTGCAGCCGGGCCGTGGCCTGCTGCTCGACCTCACCGGGAGCGAGGATCTGCGTGCCGCCGGCCACGGCTGGTCCGACCGCGTGGACACCGTCACCGTGCAGGACGCCGAAGACGGCCTCGGCGCCGTGCTCGTCCGTCCCGACGGCTACATCGCCTGGGTGGGCGCCGCCGGTGAGGGACCGGCCGCCGGTGCCACGGGCATGCCGCTCACCGACGCGCTCGCCCGCTGGTTCGGCCCCGCCGCCTGA
- a CDS encoding nuclear transport factor 2 family protein, which yields MTSPLLPADSAAAADSADAAVVAELMGRYLVTLDDEEPDDAWARSLFTEDATVAFPMSRHQGCAGLAEWHRASLAAFARTQHLGSPAVVTVTGDSAVFRANVLTTHVHHPGGDRPPLFRAGTLASGEARRTAAGWRIGELSFRVLFTEGEPPVRG from the coding sequence GTGACTTCCCCTCTCTTGCCCGCCGATTCGGCCGCGGCCGCCGATTCCGCGGACGCCGCAGTGGTCGCCGAACTCATGGGCCGTTATCTGGTCACGCTCGACGACGAGGAGCCCGACGACGCGTGGGCCCGGAGCCTGTTCACCGAGGACGCGACCGTCGCCTTCCCGATGAGCCGCCACCAGGGGTGCGCCGGACTCGCCGAGTGGCACCGCGCCTCGCTCGCGGCGTTCGCGCGCACCCAGCACCTGGGCTCGCCGGCGGTGGTGACCGTCACCGGGGACAGCGCGGTGTTCCGCGCCAACGTGCTGACCACGCACGTGCATCACCCGGGCGGGGACCGGCCGCCGCTCTTTCGTGCGGGGACGCTCGCCTCCGGCGAGGCCCGCAGGACGGCTGCCGGGTGGCGGATCGGCGAGCTGTCGTTCCGGGTCCTGTTCACCGAGGGCGAGCCCCCCGTACGGGGCTGA
- a CDS encoding FAD-dependent oxidoreductase codes for MAGAPHPNGRSSRTGPAETVDTQVIVVGAGPVGLLLAGELALRGIQVTLVERRHGPTTESRASTLHARTMELLDSRGLLADLGSPPCEPRGHFGGIPLDLTLPGPYPGQWKVPQTRTEAVLEEWALGLGADLRCGHTLHAVRDLGSHVVAAATSRHGTRVTLRAAHLVACDGQDSTVRSLAGAGFPGTPAARELLRADVEGVDIPNRRFERLPGGLAVAARNPAGVTRVMVHEFGAAVRERAGAPDFDELAAAWKRVTGEDITGATPLWVGHFDDENRILARYRHGRVLFAGDAAHRQMPIGGQALNLGLQDAYNLGWKLAAAVDGTAPAALLDSYDTERAAVGAAVLGNIRAQALLLLGGPEVEPLRTVLAELVAHEEVRAPLAAMISGLDVRYDVGGPEHPLRGARLPHVRLRVGEIVCTTAELLRSGRGLLLGLGAPPPRLDATAAGRVDTVTAHPAPGSPLERTPALLVRPDGHVVWAGGRDGNGLAEAAGRWFGIA; via the coding sequence ATGGCCGGCGCCCCGCACCCTAACGGCCGGTCTTCGCGCACCGGGCCCGCCGAGACGGTCGACACCCAGGTGATCGTCGTCGGCGCGGGCCCCGTCGGCCTGCTGCTCGCCGGTGAACTGGCGCTGCGCGGCATCCAGGTGACCCTCGTCGAGCGGCGCCACGGCCCGACCACGGAGTCCCGGGCCTCCACCCTGCATGCCCGCACCATGGAACTGCTGGACAGCCGGGGTCTGCTCGCGGACCTCGGCAGCCCGCCGTGCGAGCCGCGCGGTCACTTCGGCGGCATCCCCCTCGACCTGACCCTGCCCGGTCCCTACCCCGGACAGTGGAAGGTGCCGCAGACCAGGACCGAGGCGGTCCTGGAGGAGTGGGCCCTCGGCCTCGGCGCCGACCTCAGATGCGGCCACACCCTGCACGCCGTGCGGGACCTCGGCTCCCACGTCGTGGCGGCCGCCACCAGCCGCCACGGCACCCGTGTCACCCTGCGCGCCGCCCACCTCGTCGCCTGCGACGGCCAGGACTCCACGGTGCGCAGCCTGGCCGGCGCCGGTTTCCCCGGCACCCCGGCCGCCCGCGAGCTGCTGCGCGCCGACGTCGAGGGCGTCGACATTCCGAACCGGCGCTTCGAACGCCTCCCCGGCGGCCTCGCCGTCGCCGCCCGCAACCCCGCCGGCGTGACCCGCGTGATGGTGCACGAGTTCGGTGCCGCGGTCCGCGAACGCGCCGGCGCCCCGGACTTCGACGAGCTGGCGGCCGCCTGGAAGCGCGTCACCGGGGAGGACATCACCGGCGCCACCCCGCTGTGGGTGGGCCACTTCGACGACGAGAACCGGATCCTGGCCCGCTACCGGCACGGCCGCGTCCTGTTCGCCGGGGACGCCGCCCACCGGCAGATGCCCATCGGAGGCCAGGCACTCAACCTCGGCCTCCAGGACGCCTACAACCTCGGCTGGAAGCTCGCCGCCGCCGTCGACGGCACCGCACCCGCCGCTCTCCTCGACAGCTACGACACCGAACGCGCCGCCGTCGGCGCCGCCGTCCTCGGCAACATCCGGGCCCAGGCCCTGCTGCTGCTCGGCGGCCCCGAGGTGGAACCGCTGCGCACGGTCCTCGCCGAACTCGTCGCCCACGAGGAGGTGCGTGCCCCTCTCGCCGCAATGATCAGCGGCCTCGACGTCCGCTACGACGTCGGGGGACCCGAGCACCCACTGCGGGGGGCGCGGCTGCCGCACGTGCGGCTGCGCGTCGGCGAGATCGTCTGCACCACGGCCGAACTGCTGCGCTCCGGGCGCGGGCTGCTCCTGGGTCTCGGCGCCCCGCCGCCGCGGCTCGACGCCACCGCGGCCGGCCGTGTCGACACGGTCACCGCGCACCCGGCCCCCGGCTCACCGCTCGAACGGACACCGGCCCTGCTGGTCCGGCCCGACGGCCACGTCGTCTGGGCGGGCGGCAGGGACGGGAACGGGCTCGCCGAGGCGGCCGGGCGGTGGTTCGGCATTGCCTGA
- a CDS encoding phosphopantetheine-binding protein: MASIQFTLDDLRRILLEAAGADENVDLDGDIQDTTFAVLGYESIALLETGGRIEREYNIVLDDDDLGDDITPRDLLDIVNAQLSLPGARAA, from the coding sequence ATGGCCAGTATCCAGTTCACCCTCGACGACCTCCGGCGCATCCTTCTCGAGGCCGCGGGTGCGGACGAGAACGTCGACCTCGACGGAGACATCCAGGACACCACGTTCGCGGTCCTCGGCTACGAGTCCATCGCGCTGCTGGAGACCGGCGGCCGCATCGAGCGCGAGTACAACATCGTCCTGGACGACGACGACCTCGGCGACGACATCACGCCGCGCGACCTGCTCGACATCGTCAACGCCCAGCTGTCCCTGCCCGGGGCCCGGGCCGCCTGA
- the fabG gene encoding 3-oxoacyl-ACP reductase FabG, which translates to MSDSTRRVALVTGATSGIGLEVARLLAHQGHQVFIGARDADNVAHTAKALREEGLDVDGRQLDVRDAACVKEFVLGAVAAFGTVDVLVNNAGRSGGGPTADITDELWNDVIDTNLNSVFRMTREVLTTGGMRAKDRGRIINIASTAGKQGVVLGAPYSASKHGVVGFTKALGNELAPTGITVNAVCPGYVETPMAQRVRQGYAAAYDTSEDEILKKFQAKIPLGRYSTPQEVAGLVGYLASDTAASITSQALNVCGGLGNF; encoded by the coding sequence ATGTCCGACTCCACCCGCAGGGTCGCCCTCGTCACCGGTGCGACCAGCGGCATCGGCCTGGAAGTCGCCCGGCTGCTGGCGCACCAGGGACACCAGGTGTTCATCGGCGCGCGCGACGCGGACAACGTCGCCCACACCGCCAAAGCGCTGCGCGAGGAGGGCCTCGACGTGGACGGCCGGCAGCTCGACGTCCGCGACGCCGCCTGTGTCAAGGAGTTCGTGCTCGGTGCCGTCGCCGCGTTCGGCACCGTAGACGTGCTCGTCAACAACGCCGGCCGCTCCGGCGGCGGTCCCACCGCGGACATCACCGACGAGCTGTGGAACGACGTCATCGACACCAACCTCAACAGCGTGTTCCGGATGACCCGTGAGGTCCTGACCACCGGCGGCATGCGCGCCAAGGACCGCGGCCGGATCATCAACATCGCCTCCACCGCCGGCAAGCAGGGAGTCGTCCTCGGCGCCCCCTACTCGGCCTCCAAGCACGGGGTCGTCGGCTTCACCAAGGCCCTCGGCAACGAACTCGCGCCGACCGGCATCACCGTCAACGCCGTCTGTCCCGGATACGTCGAGACGCCGATGGCCCAGCGGGTGCGGCAGGGCTACGCCGCGGCGTACGACACCAGCGAGGACGAGATCCTCAAGAAGTTCCAGGCCAAGATTCCGCTCGGCCGCTACTCCACGCCCCAGGAGGTCGCGGGCCTCGTCGGCTACCTCGCCTCCGACACCGCGGCGTCCATCACGTCCCAGGCACTCAACGTCTGCGGCGGCCTCGGCAACTTCTAG
- a CDS encoding TcmI family type II polyketide cyclase — protein MHSTLIVARMAPGSSADVAELFAEFDATDMPHRMGTRRRQLFAFNGLYFHLQDFDEDNGGELIQGAKDDPRFVRISDDLKPFIDPYDPATWRSPADAMARRFYRWEASA, from the coding sequence ATGCACAGCACGCTGATCGTGGCCCGCATGGCGCCCGGCTCGAGCGCGGACGTCGCCGAACTGTTCGCCGAGTTCGACGCGACCGACATGCCGCACCGGATGGGCACCCGGCGGCGCCAGCTGTTCGCCTTCAACGGCCTCTACTTCCACCTCCAGGACTTCGACGAGGACAACGGCGGCGAGCTGATCCAGGGCGCCAAGGACGACCCGCGCTTCGTGCGGATCAGCGACGACCTCAAACCGTTCATCGACCCCTACGACCCCGCGACCTGGCGCTCCCCGGCCGACGCCATGGCACGGCGCTTCTACCGGTGGGAGGCGTCCGCCTGA
- a CDS encoding antibiotic biosynthesis monooxygenase family protein: MPIISTEDNYLTVLNLFTTDTPEHQEQLLTEMGKIVDTAAYEGWISSTVHAGQDTPGTANLIQWRSGEDLEKRYAGDEFKHRTLPVFREITTAIRLLQNEIAFSQAHPGLGGRVEVSPGRDDYTAIEVHRVAEADQAELVKLLGEGQKWLVNVPGYRSHSVFKGLRAMFVEGAFAVVYSQWDSKESYEAFRDLPHARKPKPRQTNDERIAELQIACDANTYRVVHTRAAGE, encoded by the coding sequence ATGCCGATCATCTCCACCGAGGACAACTACCTGACCGTCCTCAACCTGTTCACCACCGACACCCCCGAGCACCAGGAGCAGCTGCTCACCGAGATGGGCAAGATCGTCGACACGGCTGCCTACGAGGGATGGATCTCCTCGACCGTGCATGCCGGGCAGGACACCCCCGGCACCGCCAACCTGATCCAGTGGCGCAGCGGCGAGGACCTGGAGAAGCGTTACGCCGGCGACGAGTTCAAGCACCGCACACTGCCCGTCTTCCGCGAGATCACCACGGCCATCCGGCTGCTGCAGAACGAGATCGCCTTCTCCCAGGCCCACCCCGGTCTCGGCGGCCGCGTCGAGGTCTCGCCGGGGCGCGACGACTACACGGCCATCGAGGTCCACCGGGTCGCCGAGGCCGACCAGGCCGAGCTGGTCAAGCTCCTGGGCGAGGGCCAAAAATGGCTGGTGAACGTCCCCGGCTACCGCTCGCACAGTGTCTTCAAGGGGCTGCGCGCCATGTTCGTCGAGGGCGCCTTCGCCGTCGTCTACTCCCAGTGGGACAGCAAGGAGAGCTACGAGGCGTTCCGCGACCTGCCCCACGCGCGCAAGCCCAAGCCGCGGCAGACCAACGACGAGCGCATCGCCGAGCTGCAGATCGCGTGCGACGCGAACACCTACCGCGTCGTGCACACGCGCGCCGCGGGCGAGTAA
- a CDS encoding aromatase/cyclase yields MTTREVEHEITISAPAAAVYRLLAEVTNWPRIFPPTIHVDREETGGDQERIRIWATANGEPKTWTSHRTLDPEALRITFRQEVPAPPVAAMGGTWIVEPLDEGTSRVRLLHDYRAIDDDPHDLLWIERAVDRNSTSELTALKENVERVHAADAQELTFSFTDTVTIHGSAKDAFAFVNEAGLWPQRLPHVARVRFTEDTPGLQELEMDTRAKDGSTHTTKSYRVVLGHHRIAYKQVTLPALMTLHTGVWTFEETEDSGTTASSQHTVTLNTDNIARILGPEATVADARAYVHGALSTNSLATLGHAKDHAERNR; encoded by the coding sequence ATGACGACTCGTGAGGTCGAGCACGAGATCACCATCAGCGCGCCTGCCGCCGCCGTCTACCGTCTCCTCGCCGAGGTGACCAACTGGCCGCGGATCTTCCCGCCCACCATCCACGTCGACCGCGAGGAGACCGGCGGCGACCAGGAGCGCATCCGCATCTGGGCCACCGCCAACGGTGAGCCCAAGACCTGGACCTCGCACCGCACCCTCGACCCCGAGGCCCTGCGCATCACCTTCCGCCAGGAGGTGCCGGCACCGCCGGTCGCCGCCATGGGCGGCACCTGGATCGTCGAACCCCTCGACGAGGGCACCTCGCGCGTCAGGCTCCTGCACGACTACCGGGCCATCGACGACGACCCCCACGACCTGCTGTGGATCGAGCGGGCCGTGGACAGGAACAGCACCAGTGAACTGACCGCGCTGAAGGAGAACGTCGAGCGCGTCCACGCCGCCGACGCGCAGGAACTGACCTTCTCCTTCACCGACACCGTGACGATCCACGGCTCGGCCAAGGACGCCTTCGCCTTCGTCAACGAGGCGGGGCTGTGGCCGCAGCGGCTGCCGCACGTGGCCCGTGTCCGCTTCACCGAGGACACCCCGGGCCTCCAGGAGTTGGAGATGGACACCCGCGCCAAGGACGGCTCCACGCACACGACGAAGTCCTACCGGGTCGTCCTGGGCCACCACCGCATCGCCTACAAGCAGGTCACGCTGCCGGCCCTGATGACCCTGCACACCGGAGTGTGGACCTTCGAGGAGACCGAGGACTCGGGTACCACGGCCAGCTCCCAGCACACCGTCACCCTCAACACGGACAACATCGCCCGGATCCTCGGCCCCGAGGCGACCGTCGCCGATGCCCGGGCCTATGTGCACGGCGCGCTCAGCACCAACAGCCTCGCCACCCTCGGCCACGCCAAGGACCACGCGGAGCGGAACCGCTGA
- a CDS encoding 4'-phosphopantetheinyl transferase family protein, whose product MNHREPVAARGDDGRVTDDIDSRDAVGVLDTLRRLSALGVVATAHGSAVAPPVHIPRPDSSWLRIREDLLERGTTVAYATWTEWFPAVLTTPRLEALLGRDWNRYTGTNDPAVRSRFAASRLLIKYTAAAALGIRPEDIDIAYRLGGRPYLRGLDQVEVALTHTGELMAVGISRMGRIGLDAECADRRFDLDLMLGRMCTPAEVAELDALSAQQRAACVLRLWTLKEAYTKALGQGMRLAFTEFGFGLALGGLRTPDGAAALGDEWAFATHPVLGRYLISAACHDAGLDPAGDTSVTTMLDPRLLTAMTPPGEEGPAVDI is encoded by the coding sequence ATGAACCACAGGGAGCCTGTGGCCGCACGCGGGGACGACGGCCGCGTCACGGACGACATCGACTCCCGTGACGCCGTGGGCGTCCTCGACACCCTGCGGCGTCTGAGCGCACTGGGCGTCGTCGCCACCGCGCACGGTTCCGCCGTCGCGCCGCCCGTGCACATCCCGCGCCCGGACAGCTCCTGGCTGCGCATACGCGAGGACCTCCTGGAGCGCGGGACCACGGTGGCGTACGCGACGTGGACCGAGTGGTTTCCCGCGGTGCTCACCACGCCGCGCCTCGAGGCGCTGCTGGGGCGGGACTGGAACCGCTACACCGGCACGAACGACCCCGCCGTCCGCAGCCGGTTCGCCGCTTCCCGGCTGCTCATCAAGTACACCGCGGCGGCCGCGCTCGGCATCCGGCCCGAGGACATCGACATCGCCTACCGTCTCGGCGGCCGCCCCTACCTGCGCGGCCTCGACCAGGTGGAGGTCGCGCTGACGCACACCGGTGAGCTGATGGCCGTCGGGATCAGCCGGATGGGCCGGATCGGACTGGACGCCGAGTGCGCGGACCGGCGCTTCGACCTGGACCTGATGCTCGGCCGGATGTGCACGCCGGCCGAGGTGGCCGAACTCGACGCGCTGTCCGCGCAGCAGCGGGCGGCGTGCGTGCTGCGGCTGTGGACCCTGAAGGAGGCGTACACCAAGGCGCTCGGGCAGGGCATGCGGCTCGCCTTCACCGAGTTCGGCTTCGGCCTCGCCCTCGGCGGCCTGCGCACCCCCGACGGTGCCGCGGCACTCGGCGACGAGTGGGCGTTCGCCACCCATCCGGTGCTCGGCCGCTACCTGATCAGCGCGGCCTGCCACGACGCCGGGCTCGACCCGGCCGGGGACACCTCGGTCACCACCATGCTGGACCCGCGCCTGCTCACGGCGATGACCCCGCCCGGGGAGGAGGGCCCGGCCGTGGACATCTGA